A single region of the Rhodospirillales bacterium genome encodes:
- a CDS encoding LemA family protein — MEWLVPLGILAVIAVILVSIYNRLVALRQNRKNAFSDIDVQLKLRFDLVPSLVETVKGYAGHEKDVFENITKARAGIQNAKSEGERLQAERVLGGALVNLHAVAEDYPDLKADQNFQKLMAELSDIENKIAAARRFFNNATNEYNTSVQQFPANLIAGRFGFHSEEFFEVDDAERDVLEKAPNVHFGT, encoded by the coding sequence ATGGAATGGCTTGTTCCCCTTGGTATTCTTGCCGTTATCGCGGTCATACTCGTCAGCATTTACAACCGCCTGGTCGCCCTGCGCCAGAACCGGAAAAATGCCTTTTCGGATATTGACGTGCAGCTCAAGCTGCGTTTCGATCTCGTGCCCTCGCTGGTTGAAACCGTTAAAGGCTATGCCGGTCACGAAAAAGACGTTTTCGAAAATATCACAAAAGCCCGCGCCGGCATTCAAAACGCCAAAAGCGAAGGCGAAAGGCTTCAGGCCGAACGGGTTCTGGGCGGCGCGCTTGTCAACCTGCACGCCGTTGCCGAAGATTATCCCGATTTAAAAGCCGACCAGAATTTCCAGAAACTGATGGCGGAGCTGTCCGATATCGAAAACAAGATTGCGGCGGCACGGCGCTTCTTCAATAACGCCACGAACGAATATAATACGTCCGTCCAGCAATTCCCGGCCAACCTGATTGCCGGGCGTTTCGGGTTTCACAGCGAAGAATTTTTCGAGGTCGACGACGCAGAGCGGGACGTGCTGGAAAAAGCGCCGAATGTTCATTTCGGAACGTAA
- a CDS encoding M48 family metallopeptidase → MASAPHGLQTHIWNNNLRSLGLLALYPVILGGIIWACAFAAGLLNSPSNDMENARLFAGGIIAAYWPVILSIVLIWFMVSWFFHGRMIRSMSHSHPVTRKEEPELYNLFENLCISVGLPMPKLEIIESHARNAFASGINNKSYCVTVTRGLLQSLSKDEVEAVLAHELTHILNRDVRLLMVCVIFTGMIGFAAQMLWSNVRYSLWVPRSGSGDKKSGGFLLLLAIALILWVGYFATLFMRFAISRGREYMADAGSVRITKNPAAMMRALARIAGMDAIPKMPGDIQMMCIENRVPFMGLFATHPPIEKRIRILSETTHTPIPDIRPKIRAAGPERFNRPRTARENWTTRERFKARRKNPWG, encoded by the coding sequence ATGGCTTCCGCTCCCCATGGCCTCCAAACCCATATCTGGAACAATAACCTGCGGTCGCTTGGCCTGTTGGCGCTGTATCCTGTAATTCTTGGCGGAATTATATGGGCCTGCGCCTTTGCCGCGGGCCTCCTGAACAGCCCGTCAAACGACATGGAAAACGCCCGGCTTTTTGCCGGCGGAATCATTGCCGCCTATTGGCCCGTTATTTTAAGCATCGTTCTTATCTGGTTTATGGTTTCGTGGTTTTTTCACGGCCGTATGATCCGGTCCATGTCGCATTCCCACCCCGTCACACGCAAAGAGGAGCCGGAGCTCTACAACCTGTTTGAAAATCTCTGCATATCCGTCGGCCTGCCCATGCCAAAACTGGAAATCATTGAAAGCCACGCCCGAAACGCCTTTGCCAGCGGAATCAACAATAAAAGCTACTGCGTTACCGTCACGCGCGGCCTGCTGCAATCCCTCTCCAAGGACGAGGTGGAAGCCGTCCTGGCCCACGAACTGACCCATATTTTAAACCGCGATGTGCGGCTTCTGATGGTCTGCGTCATTTTTACCGGCATGATCGGTTTCGCCGCACAGATGCTCTGGAGCAATGTCCGCTACAGCCTTTGGGTACCGCGTAGCGGATCGGGAGATAAAAAAAGCGGCGGGTTTTTATTGCTTCTCGCGATCGCACTCATTTTATGGGTGGGCTATTTCGCGACGCTTTTCATGCGCTTTGCCATTTCGCGCGGCCGCGAATATATGGCCGATGCCGGCTCTGTCCGAATCACAAAGAATCCGGCGGCCATGATGCGGGCGCTGGCGCGCATTGCCGGAATGGACGCCATTCCAAAAATGCCCGGCGATATCCAGATGATGTGCATTGAAAACCGCGTTCCTTTTATGGGACTCTTCGCCACGCATCCGCCGATTGAAAAACGCATCCGGATCCTCTCTGAAACCACCCATACGCCGATCCCCGATATCAGGCCGAAAATCCGCGCGGCAGGACCGGAGCGCTTTAACCGCCCCCGGACCGCCCGCGAGAACTGGACGACCCGCGAGCGATTCAAAGCCCGCCGGAAAAACCCCTGGGGTTAA
- a CDS encoding Bax inhibitor-1/YccA family protein has product MEQNNFGSHVKTSASTYDAGLQAHMQSVYNRMTAGVLITALTAWLVSSSDTLMMLFLGGPQAYVVMFAPLAVLWFGFRPERMSSNKLRLAFAGICILYGISFAVILKAYTGESIARAFFMASALFAGLSVFGYVTKKNLDALGTFAVMGVMGVFILSIGTIIAGAFGVETSTMQNVIAGAGLIAFSGVTAWQTQTMKEMYHPSQGGEVNSRMAWSAALTLYISFIAIFQYILHFVGQRD; this is encoded by the coding sequence ATGGAACAGAATAACTTCGGATCACACGTAAAAACATCGGCGAGCACTTACGATGCGGGCCTGCAGGCCCACATGCAAAGCGTCTATAACCGCATGACCGCAGGGGTTTTAATCACCGCCCTGACGGCTTGGCTCGTTTCAAGCTCCGATACTTTGATGATGCTTTTTCTGGGCGGCCCGCAGGCCTATGTGGTTATGTTTGCGCCTTTGGCCGTTCTCTGGTTTGGATTCCGTCCAGAGCGGATGAGTTCCAACAAACTGCGGCTGGCCTTTGCCGGAATTTGCATCCTCTACGGAATCAGCTTTGCCGTGATTCTGAAAGCCTATACGGGCGAGAGCATCGCGCGGGCTTTCTTTATGGCCTCCGCCCTGTTTGCCGGCCTTAGCGTCTTTGGCTATGTCACAAAGAAAAATCTCGATGCGCTGGGCACATTTGCCGTCATGGGCGTTATGGGAGTCTTCATCCTATCCATCGGCACCATAATCGCGGGCGCGTTCGGCGTTGAAACAAGCACCATGCAAAACGTCATCGCCGGCGCGGGCCTGATCGCCTTTTCAGGCGTAACCGCCTGGCAGACGCAGACGATGAAAGAGATGTACCACCCTTCCCAGGGGGGAGAGGTCAACAGCCGCATGGCCTGGTCTGCCGCGTTGACCCTGTATATAAGCTTTATCGCCATTTTCCAGTATATTCTGCATTTTGTAGGACAGCGGGACTAA
- a CDS encoding sigma-54-dependent Fis family transcriptional regulator — protein sequence MGTGPEEKHILLVEDTESLNSLYKRYFERQGFVVNAVLSGYEALDQIHKENFDLLILDVHLPDIDGLDLLTQMREAGFDSPVIVITGYGSVNVAVQSMRAGAADFLIKPFNIDKLGAAVEKASKAYGLSTKAILVEDTERQPVDTAAAPSPTEKIPAEEDRKEKKGFAGFIGFSRPMRLVYDIIENAAPSKATIFITGASGTGKEICAESIHKYSPRAQHPFVAVNCAAIPRDLIESELFGHVKGAFTGAISDRVGAVTRAHGGTLFLDEICEMNMDMQSKLLRFLQNLSFQKVGSNKMEIADVRIVCATNKNPLKEVRAGRFRGDLYYRLHVVPIHMPSLQERESDILDLADFFLQHYAREEKKNFDGFSEEAEKALQAYDWPGNVRELQNIIHNIVVLQQGQRIEKSMLPNEINGNRNPQSEPRIDIARAENILNLAPHTTPSDNPLSIPPLWQIEKDVIEKAIDLCGGNIPKAAAMLEISPSTIYRKKLGWEEGNLTTADHKTP from the coding sequence ATGGGCACGGGGCCGGAGGAAAAACATATTCTTTTGGTAGAGGATACGGAATCTTTAAACAGCCTCTATAAAAGATATTTCGAACGACAGGGATTTGTCGTAAACGCCGTCTTGTCCGGTTATGAGGCGTTAGACCAAATTCACAAAGAAAACTTTGACCTTCTGATTCTGGATGTTCATCTTCCGGATATAGACGGTCTGGACTTGCTCACACAAATGCGGGAAGCCGGCTTTGATTCCCCTGTCATAGTCATTACGGGATACGGGTCAGTTAACGTTGCCGTGCAATCTATGCGGGCAGGCGCCGCCGACTTCCTGATCAAGCCTTTTAACATTGATAAACTTGGCGCTGCGGTTGAAAAAGCTTCGAAAGCCTACGGGCTTTCCACCAAAGCCATCCTGGTCGAGGATACGGAACGCCAGCCTGTCGATACCGCGGCAGCCCCGTCCCCCACGGAAAAAATACCGGCGGAAGAAGACCGGAAGGAAAAGAAAGGTTTTGCCGGTTTTATAGGTTTTTCCCGCCCCATGCGGCTTGTCTACGACATCATTGAAAATGCGGCGCCCAGCAAAGCCACTATTTTCATCACGGGCGCATCAGGAACAGGCAAGGAAATTTGCGCGGAAAGCATCCATAAATATTCCCCCAGAGCGCAGCATCCCTTTGTCGCCGTCAATTGCGCCGCCATTCCGAGGGACCTGATCGAATCGGAACTTTTCGGTCACGTCAAAGGGGCCTTTACGGGGGCCATATCGGACCGCGTGGGTGCCGTCACCCGCGCCCATGGCGGCACGCTCTTTCTGGACGAAATCTGCGAAATGAACATGGATATGCAATCCAAACTCCTGCGCTTCCTGCAAAACCTGTCCTTTCAAAAAGTCGGAAGCAATAAAATGGAAATTGCGGACGTGCGCATTGTGTGCGCCACCAATAAAAACCCGCTGAAAGAAGTCCGGGCAGGGCGCTTCCGTGGAGATCTTTACTACCGCCTGCATGTCGTCCCGATCCACATGCCGTCTCTGCAGGAACGGGAAAGCGACATTCTCGATCTGGCGGATTTCTTCCTGCAGCACTACGCACGGGAAGAAAAAAAGAATTTTGACGGGTTTTCGGAAGAGGCCGAAAAAGCGCTTCAAGCTTATGACTGGCCCGGCAATGTGCGCGAGCTTCAAAACATCATCCACAATATTGTCGTCCTCCAACAGGGCCAGCGCATTGAAAAAAGCATGCTGCCCAATGAAATAAACGGAAATCGCAATCCCCAATCTGAACCCCGGATAGATATTGCCCGGGCGGAAAACATCCTGAATCTTGCGCCCCACACAACGCCTTCCGATAATCCCTTATCCATTCCTCCGTTATGGCAAATTGAAAAAGATGTCATCGAAAAAGCCATTGATTTATGCGGTGGCAATATTCCCAAAGCCGCGGCCATGCTTGAAATCTCTCCCTCGACAATTTACCGGAAAAAACTGGGATGGGAGGAAGGCAACCTCACAACGGCAGACCATAAAACCCCGTAA
- the mscL gene encoding large conductance mechanosensitive channel protein MscL, with product MFNEFKDFIARGNVMDMAVGIIMGAAFTAIVTSMVGDVLMPVIGVFTSGVDFSNLFIALDGSDFGTLAAAEEAGASIVKYGVFMNAVINFLIVAFVVFLLVKQVNRLKKAAEEAPKAPAAPPADIQLLTEIRDLLKK from the coding sequence ATGTTTAACGAATTCAAAGATTTTATTGCCCGTGGAAATGTCATGGATATGGCCGTCGGGATTATCATGGGCGCCGCCTTCACCGCAATCGTCACGTCTATGGTTGGCGACGTGCTTATGCCGGTTATCGGCGTCTTCACCAGCGGCGTCGATTTTTCCAATTTGTTCATAGCGCTTGACGGCAGCGATTTCGGAACCCTCGCCGCCGCAGAAGAAGCCGGGGCCAGCATTGTAAAATACGGCGTTTTCATGAATGCTGTTATCAATTTCCTGATTGTGGCCTTCGTTGTCTTCCTGCTTGTGAAACAGGTCAACAGACTGAAAAAGGCCGCGGAAGAAGCTCCAAAAGCACCGGCAGCGCCTCCTGCGGATATCCAGCTCCTGACGGAAATCCGCGACCTGCTGAAAAAATAA
- the metF gene encoding methylenetetrahydrofolate reductase [NAD(P)H]: MYKYKPALSFEFFPARTDQGAQGLMKTVRDLAALDPVYMTVTFGAGGGGREGTLETLKALQSVTDVPLGSHLTYICLTKAELSAYLETLWAGGVKHIVALRGDMPKDQADVKWPLDPDLNYYQYTSDFVEGIRAQHPFEISVGAYPEKHPDAPSLESDIEALKKKCDAGATRAITQFFFNNDSYYRFLDKVRAAGISTPVVPGILPVYDFKGMLKFAKNCHAHVPPWVHEKFDGLDGRPEEALKIAEGLLTAQCRDLMDHDVPHFHFYTMNKPELPLKVCKTLGF; the protein is encoded by the coding sequence ATGTATAAGTACAAACCCGCTCTCAGCTTTGAATTTTTTCCGGCCAGAACAGACCAGGGGGCGCAGGGCCTGATGAAGACGGTTCGGGATCTGGCGGCGCTGGATCCTGTCTATATGACGGTCACTTTCGGGGCCGGCGGCGGGGGCCGCGAAGGCACGCTGGAAACATTAAAGGCCCTTCAGTCTGTTACGGATGTTCCGCTGGGCTCCCATCTGACCTATATCTGCCTGACGAAGGCCGAGCTGTCGGCGTATCTGGAAACGCTCTGGGCCGGCGGCGTGAAGCATATTGTGGCGCTGCGCGGGGATATGCCCAAAGATCAGGCCGATGTAAAATGGCCGCTCGATCCGGACCTGAATTATTACCAATATACCAGTGATTTTGTGGAAGGGATCAGGGCGCAGCACCCGTTTGAGATTTCGGTCGGGGCCTATCCTGAAAAACACCCCGATGCGCCGTCTCTGGAATCCGATATAGAGGCGCTTAAAAAGAAATGTGATGCGGGGGCGACCCGTGCCATCACCCAGTTCTTTTTTAACAATGACAGCTATTACCGCTTTCTGGATAAGGTGCGCGCCGCCGGCATTTCAACGCCCGTTGTTCCGGGGATTTTGCCCGTCTATGATTTTAAGGGGATGCTGAAATTTGCCAAAAACTGCCATGCCCATGTTCCTCCGTGGGTCCATGAAAAATTCGACGGGCTGGACGGCCGCCCCGAAGAGGCGCTTAAGATCGCAGAAGGGCTATTGACCGCGCAATGCCGCGATCTGATGGATCACGACGTCCCGCATTTTCATTTTTACACGATGAATAAACCGGAGCTTCCCCTTAAGGTTTGCAAAACTCTCGGTTTTTAG
- the guaA gene encoding glutamine-hydrolyzing GMP synthase, which produces MGQAQKKNVPFKPRHDHILILDFGSQVTQLIARRLRESGVYCEIWPFNHADEDRIKAYNPKGIILSGGPCSVLDKDSPRAPDIVFQFGVPVLGICYGQQVMVQQLGGVVEGEQSREFGRAYVDVIEDSPLFSGVWKKGAHEQVWMSHGDHVAHLPGGFRPVGKSSGAPFAIIADDTRKFYGVQFHPEVVHTPHGAALYRNFTHNICGCSGDWTMAAFREEAIEKIRRQVGDGKVICGLSGGVDSSVTAVLLHEAIGDQLTCIYVDTGMMRAGESDQVVSLFREHYNIPLIHEDASDLFLGELAGVSEPEAKRKIIGKLFIDVFEKRAREIGDAGFLAQGTLYPDVIESVSFVGGPSVTIKSHHNVGGLPERMNMQLVEPMRELFKDEVRALGRELGMPEDFIRRHPFPGPGLAIRMPGDVTKEKLEILRKADSIYIEEIRNAGLYDAIWQAFVVLLPVRSVGVMGDGRTYDYVCALRAVTSTDGMTADYYPFDHEFLGRVSTRIINEVQGINRVTYDITSKPPGTIEWE; this is translated from the coding sequence ATGGGACAAGCTCAAAAGAAAAACGTGCCTTTTAAACCGCGACACGACCATATCCTGATTCTCGACTTCGGCTCTCAGGTCACGCAGCTGATTGCGCGGCGCTTGCGTGAAAGCGGCGTTTACTGTGAAATCTGGCCGTTTAACCACGCCGATGAAGACAGGATCAAAGCTTACAATCCCAAGGGGATCATTCTCTCCGGCGGGCCATGCAGCGTTCTGGATAAAGATTCGCCGCGGGCGCCGGATATTGTTTTTCAGTTCGGCGTGCCCGTTCTGGGCATCTGCTACGGCCAGCAAGTCATGGTGCAGCAGCTTGGCGGCGTGGTCGAAGGGGAGCAATCCCGTGAATTTGGCCGGGCCTATGTGGATGTGATTGAAGACTCTCCCTTGTTTAGCGGCGTCTGGAAAAAAGGGGCGCATGAACAGGTCTGGATGAGCCATGGCGACCATGTGGCGCATCTGCCTGGCGGTTTCCGGCCCGTGGGAAAATCAAGCGGCGCGCCTTTCGCCATTATTGCAGACGACACACGAAAATTCTACGGCGTGCAGTTCCATCCCGAAGTCGTTCACACGCCGCACGGCGCAGCCCTGTACCGGAATTTCACGCATAACATATGCGGCTGCAGCGGCGACTGGACCATGGCGGCCTTCCGCGAAGAAGCCATAGAGAAAATCCGCAGGCAGGTCGGCGACGGCAAAGTCATTTGCGGGCTTTCCGGCGGCGTGGATTCTTCCGTTACGGCGGTTCTCCTCCACGAAGCGATCGGCGACCAGTTGACCTGTATCTATGTGGATACGGGCATGATGCGCGCAGGCGAAAGCGACCAGGTCGTGTCTCTTTTCCGGGAGCATTACAATATTCCGCTGATCCATGAAGACGCGTCGGATTTGTTTCTGGGAGAGCTGGCAGGTGTCAGCGAACCCGAAGCCAAGCGCAAGATTATCGGGAAGCTTTTTATTGATGTGTTTGAAAAACGCGCGCGGGAAATCGGCGACGCCGGATTTCTTGCACAGGGAACGCTCTATCCCGATGTCATCGAAAGCGTTTCTTTCGTGGGCGGGCCGAGCGTGACCATTAAATCCCATCACAATGTCGGCGGCTTGCCCGAGCGCATGAATATGCAGCTGGTGGAGCCAATGCGCGAGCTTTTCAAAGACGAGGTCCGCGCCCTGGGCCGGGAGCTTGGCATGCCCGAAGACTTTATCCGCCGCCACCCCTTTCCCGGGCCGGGGCTGGCGATCCGCATGCCGGGGGATGTCACAAAGGAAAAACTCGAAATCCTGCGCAAGGCCGACTCAATCTACATCGAGGAAATCAGGAATGCCGGCCTGTATGACGCCATCTGGCAGGCTTTTGTGGTGCTTTTGCCCGTGCGCAGCGTCGGCGTGATGGGCGACGGGCGCACTTATGATTATGTCTGCGCCCTGCGCGCCGTGACCTCAACAGACGGCATGACGGCGGATTACTACCCCTTCGATCATGAATTTCTGGGCCGCGTGTCCACCCGTATCATCAACGAAGTTCAGGGTATCAACCGCGTGACCTATGATATCACCTCCAAACCCCCCGGAACCATTGAGTGGGAGTAA
- a CDS encoding restriction endonuclease: MNVDLTPHPHVFPDIVLGEFGIEVKFTTNNTWRSIANSVFEGTRGEDVKHVYLLFGKMGGEPEVRWGKYEECVMHVRTSHVPRFEVEMYPTQSLFEKMDVAYEDFYKSPPEEKIKYVRKYARSRLKPGERLWWLEDKEEQDHTLPFEVRLYMNLSQEEKRKLRAEAALLCPQIVKPSRTKNKYTDVVMYILTYHGVMCPQARDLFSAGSVALRGDSKRGGNYILRALQDIQDEMKEAACYLEDALFEEYWGRKISPENRISEWLLQADEYAKDWKPSDELFTD, encoded by the coding sequence ATGAATGTTGATCTGACGCCACATCCCCATGTTTTTCCCGACATCGTGCTAGGTGAATTCGGCATAGAGGTTAAATTCACGACAAACAACACTTGGCGGAGTATTGCAAATAGTGTTTTTGAAGGAACTCGTGGCGAAGATGTCAAACATGTTTATCTCTTGTTTGGAAAAATGGGCGGCGAACCTGAAGTGCGCTGGGGAAAATATGAGGAATGTGTGATGCATGTTCGAACATCTCACGTACCGCGATTTGAAGTCGAGATGTATCCCACACAGTCTTTGTTTGAGAAAATGGACGTAGCGTACGAAGATTTTTATAAATCGCCGCCTGAAGAAAAAATAAAATATGTTCGTAAATACGCACGTTCAAGATTGAAGCCCGGTGAACGTCTTTGGTGGCTCGAAGATAAAGAAGAGCAAGATCATACACTTCCCTTTGAGGTGCGTTTATATATGAATTTATCACAAGAAGAGAAGCGTAAGCTTAGGGCAGAAGCTGCTTTGCTTTGCCCGCAAATTGTTAAGCCGTCACGTACAAAAAATAAGTACACAGATGTTGTGATGTATATTCTAACGTATCATGGCGTGATGTGCCCTCAAGCTCGCGATTTATTCTCTGCTGGAAGCGTTGCTTTACGCGGTGACTCAAAGAGGGGCGGTAACTACATTTTAAGAGCGTTGCAGGATATTCAAGATGAAATGAAAGAGGCTGCTTGTTATCTGGAAGACGCTCTTTTCGAAGAATATTGGGGAAGGAAAATTTCGCCAGAGAATAGAATTTCTGAATGGTTGCTGCAAGCGGATGAATACGCCAAAGATTGGAAGCCATCAGATGAACTTTTCACCGATTAA
- a CDS encoding insulinase family protein, with the protein MTLQLTTLSNGLRVITDTVTDVESAAIGVWVDVGTRNENLLHNGVAHMVEHMMFNGTADRTSKEIAESIESLGGQINAYTSREMTAYYIHLLKDDVPMALDVLSDIIQHSTFPDKELEKERGVILQEIGMSNDTPDDLIYDIYQETAYPEQALGAPILGTADIVSNMQKETLFDYVQRFYTPSRLVISAAGNISHEEILSRVEDLFGDLPEDTYQTYRAAEYDGGECRMQKDLEQSHIVLGFQSISRNDPEYYTAVLLSTILGGGMSSRLFQEVREKRGLVYSVYASHSAFSDDGQFEIYAGTGPDKLPELMPVLCDEVQKTVQENVTGEELSRAKSQLRASILMSRESMLSRANRQAKHLLNFDRKMDIQDIIARIEAVSEKDIRDMAGRIFASRPTLAALGPLEHLEPFEKIEQKLAA; encoded by the coding sequence ATGACTCTTCAGCTTACAACGCTTTCAAACGGTTTGCGGGTCATTACGGATACGGTTACGGATGTGGAATCCGCCGCGATAGGGGTTTGGGTGGATGTGGGCACGCGCAATGAAAACCTCCTGCATAACGGCGTGGCGCACATGGTTGAACATATGATGTTCAACGGAACGGCGGACCGGACGTCCAAGGAAATTGCGGAGAGCATCGAGAGCCTTGGCGGGCAGATAAACGCCTATACCTCCCGTGAAATGACGGCCTACTATATCCATCTTTTGAAGGATGATGTGCCGATGGCGCTGGATGTTTTGTCGGACATTATCCAGCACTCCACTTTTCCCGATAAAGAGTTGGAAAAGGAGCGCGGCGTTATATTGCAGGAAATCGGGATGAGCAATGATACGCCGGATGACCTGATCTATGATATTTATCAGGAAACAGCCTATCCGGAGCAGGCGCTGGGCGCGCCAATTCTGGGGACGGCGGATATTGTGTCGAACATGCAAAAGGAAACGCTTTTCGACTATGTGCAGCGTTTTTACACCCCCTCAAGGCTCGTGATTTCCGCCGCCGGAAACATATCGCATGAAGAAATACTCTCCCGTGTGGAGGACCTGTTTGGGGATTTGCCGGAAGATACGTACCAGACTTACCGCGCGGCGGAGTATGACGGCGGGGAATGCCGCATGCAAAAAGATCTGGAACAAAGCCATATTGTCCTGGGGTTCCAGAGCATATCGCGCAACGATCCGGAATATTATACGGCGGTCCTGCTTTCGACCATTCTGGGCGGCGGGATGTCTTCGCGCCTGTTTCAGGAAGTGCGGGAAAAGCGCGGCCTTGTTTATTCCGTTTATGCCAGCCACAGCGCTTTTTCCGATGACGGGCAGTTTGAAATCTATGCCGGGACGGGGCCGGATAAACTGCCGGAGCTTATGCCGGTTTTGTGTGACGAAGTGCAAAAAACCGTTCAGGAAAATGTGACAGGCGAAGAACTTTCCCGTGCCAAGTCGCAGCTTCGGGCTTCTATCCTGATGAGCCGGGAATCCATGCTCTCCCGCGCCAACCGTCAGGCCAAGCATTTGCTGAATTTTGACAGGAAGATGGATATTCAGGACATTATCGCCCGGATCGAAGCGGTGAGTGAAAAGGACATTCGGGATATGGCCGGGCGTATTTTCGCCTCCAGACCGACGCTGGCGGCGCTGGGTCCTTTGGAGCATCTTGAGCCTTTCGAAAAAATCGAACAAAAACTCGCGGCCTGA
- a CDS encoding threonine synthase, with amino-acid sequence MTAYISTRGATAPKSFTDVLLSGLAPDGGLFLPERWPVLEPKTLKSLVGAPYADVACQVMAPFVGKDIPAEDLHRIISDVYRENFNHSAVAPLVQIGPNAWILELFHGPTLAFKDYALQFLGRMFDYVLERRGQRVTIVGATSGDTGSAAIEAFRSCRNIDIFILHPEGRTSDVQRRQMTTIEAPNVFNIALKGTFDDCQGFVKDMFADRPFREEMNLSAVNSINWARIMAQIVYYVSASLSLGGPERKVSFAVPTGNFGNILAAWSAKKMGASIESLIIGSNRNDILTRFFETGTMQAGTVEPSLSPSMDIQISSNFERYLCECLGRDHERLKALMESFKQSGRFSVSADLLARAKRDFAAHRCSDEQTREMIGACYKETGYLIDPHTAVGLFAGWQEEKRDPAVPLVALACAHPAKFPDAVKDATGVYPELPEHLSDLYERKEHFTVLEKDFAKVQDFVKTNANR; translated from the coding sequence ATGACCGCTTATATCTCTACACGGGGCGCGACGGCCCCCAAAAGTTTCACGGATGTTCTTTTATCCGGCCTTGCGCCGGATGGCGGGCTTTTTCTGCCGGAACGCTGGCCCGTGCTGGAGCCGAAAACGTTAAAGTCTTTGGTCGGCGCGCCTTATGCGGATGTGGCCTGTCAGGTGATGGCGCCTTTTGTCGGGAAGGACATCCCGGCGGAAGATCTGCACCGGATCATCTCGGATGTGTACCGGGAGAATTTTAATCACTCTGCTGTGGCGCCTCTGGTCCAGATCGGTCCGAATGCGTGGATTTTGGAACTTTTTCACGGCCCGACTTTGGCCTTTAAGGATTACGCGCTCCAGTTTCTGGGTCGGATGTTTGATTATGTGCTGGAACGGCGCGGGCAGCGCGTCACGATTGTCGGCGCGACCTCCGGCGATACCGGGTCGGCCGCCATCGAAGCATTCCGGTCCTGCCGGAACATTGATATTTTTATCCTGCACCCCGAAGGCCGCACCTCGGACGTGCAACGCCGGCAGATGACCACCATTGAAGCTCCGAACGTGTTCAACATCGCGCTGAAAGGCACGTTTGACGATTGTCAGGGCTTTGTGAAGGATATGTTTGCCGACCGGCCTTTTCGTGAGGAGATGAACCTGTCGGCGGTCAATTCGATCAACTGGGCCCGGATTATGGCGCAAATCGTCTATTATGTCAGCGCGTCCCTGTCCCTCGGCGGTCCGGAGCGCAAAGTTTCCTTTGCCGTGCCTACAGGCAATTTTGGAAATATTCTGGCGGCGTGGAGCGCGAAAAAAATGGGGGCGTCCATCGAAAGCCTGATTATAGGCTCCAACCGGAACGACATCCTGACCCGCTTTTTCGAGACCGGCACGATGCAGGCAGGCACGGTAGAGCCTTCCTTGTCGCCCAGTATGGACATCCAGATTTCCAGCAATTTTGAGCGCTATCTGTGCGAGTGTCTCGGGCGGGACCATGAGCGCCTGAAAGCTTTGATGGAATCTTTTAAGCAAAGCGGTCGTTTTTCGGTTTCGGCGGACCTTCTGGCCCGCGCCAAAAGGGATTTTGCCGCCCACCGCTGCAGCGACGAACAAACCCGCGAAATGATCGGCGCCTGCTATAAGGAAACGGGCTATCTTATCGACCCCCATACGGCCGTAGGGCTTTTTGCAGGCTGGCAGGAGGAAAAACGTGATCCTGCCGTGCCGCTTGTGGCTTTGGCCTGCGCGCATCCTGCAAAGTTTCCCGATGCGGTCAAGGATGCCACGGGCGTATATCCTGAATTGCCCGAACACCTGTCGGATCTTTATGAGCGCAAGGAGCATTTCACCGTGCTGGAAAAAGATTTCGCCAAAGTTCAGGATTTCGTTAAAACCAATGCAAACAGGTAG